TCTCTTACAGGCACGGCGGTGACGACGGCCTTATTTTTTTTTACTTCACGTATTAAACTGGGGAGTAACTTTTTGTCAAAAAAGGGGCGTACCGCATCGTGTATAAGAATATGCCCTGAATTTGGATTACAGGCATTGAGGCCGTTAAATACCGATTCCTGCCTGGTTTTACCTCCTGCGACGATTTGTTTGACTTTATCAAATTTATATTTTGCCACGATATTATTTTTGCAGAGTGTTATGTCATCTTTTGGCACTGCCAATATGATTTCAGAAATAAGAGGGCTGTTTTGAAAAATCGAAATTGTATAGGCAAGAATTGGTTTTTTATTTAAAAGATAATATTGCTTTTTGAAGCCTATTCTTTTACCAAATCCTGCTGAGGGGATTACAACGCTTATCATTTTTGCTTCCTGTAACAGGGCAGGTTCATAACCTGGCCCCTACTCATTTTTTACTTCCTGTTTAAACTGCGCGAAAATCATCCTGCCCGCGGTGTTTTGAAGGACGCTTGTCACCAGGGCCTCAATATTCTGGCCGACGAATTTTTTGCCGTTATCTACTACAATCATGGTCCCGTCATCCATAAAAGCGATTCCCTGCGAAAATTCTTTTCCTTCCTTGATTATACGGACGCGCATGGTTTCACCCGGGAGGACTATCGGTTTAACCGCGTTCGCGAGGTCGTTTATATTCAGGACCATTACTCCCTGCAATTCGGCAATTTTATT
This genomic window from bacterium contains:
- the ispD gene encoding 2-C-methyl-D-erythritol 4-phosphate cytidylyltransferase gives rise to the protein MISVVIPSAGFGKRIGFKKQYYLLNKKPILAYTISIFQNSPLISEIILAVPKDDITLCKNNIVAKYKFDKVKQIVAGGKTRQESVFNGLNACNPNSGHILIHDAVRPFFDKKLLPSLIREVKKNKAVVTAVPVRDTIKIVSRDKKIIKTPPRKDLFQAQTPQAFSSELILKAYQKAFEEKFTGTDDSSLVERMGKKVKIFIGNEKNIKITTPNDLAIAEFLASRT